A genomic stretch from Octopus bimaculoides isolate UCB-OBI-ISO-001 chromosome 15, ASM119413v2, whole genome shotgun sequence includes:
- the LOC106879010 gene encoding germ cell nuclear acidic protein, protein MSLNDVDIDEMFLQMSEKLGWLQLGDVDSAIRSLTKRQKHKESAKKGSTAKDISASSKNSITANTAATTSKVKKSKPSTKKQGVSGKSDVRSNGDCNNGAIKVGSNHKENMKADLLDKTGAKSLGKIHVGLESQPEKDLFLATSTLEFLDSPDLVMSSTGYNDIDDDDDKIGRDKRSLVTSVFSQPPKPDSPSCRHSDDSNSNSLNSPLNLFGSDDFPSMTGICKKISFVFDDSTSESSFNDSDSASDTSNNSCIIEKTPLTTTTIQTPPTVAETAKMSEIPTMDDWDDIFQYFTPSPPDRQLPKLETKIGKNGLSGGGGDDGVFRKPSVFPGTNTNSSTGSKSTVTRLKTPVSDKRSTPVNNVLPNVPCGGKVPQTCPTQRYLLQPRPPHKTNKQREADGYACFLKSLSENAENLSYVDEEARKFVKYFKKFRVQLVKKLFVIYNETIFDNQFPADLPIVWNKRLLTTAGHCKLKKKTNTLRKTQVRTVEVNLATKVCDTAERVRDTLIHELCHAAVWLFNGSQGGHGVLWKSWARRANRRYPSALAIIERCHSYNIAKKYTYKCVQCGYSFGRHSKSLDTTKKVCGYCHGRFELVTAADSTRGSNKGGSEMTPARTPNKFALFVKEHYGTVKKSSSCSHKDVMNILSQKFKEARIS, encoded by the coding sequence ATGTCTTTgaatgatgttgatattgatgagaTGTTTTTGCAGATGAGTGAGAAGTTGGGTTGGCTTCAGTTAGGTGATGTAGACTCTGCTATTCGTTCTTTGACAAAGAGACAAAAGCACAAGGAGAGTGCAAAGAAAGGCTCCACAGCGAAAGACATCAGCGCCTCTTCTAAGAACAGTATCACTGCCAACACTGCCGCCACCACGTCAAAGGTGAAGAAGTCTAAGCCTTCTACGAAGAAGCAGGGCGTTTCTGGGAAGTCTGATGTTAGATCCAATGGAGATTGCAATAACGGTGCCATTAAAGTTGGAAGTAACCACAAGGAAAACATGAAAGCAGATTTGTTGGACAAAACTGGTGCAAAAAGTCTTGGGAAAATTCATGTTGGTTTAGAATCGCAGCCAGAAAAGGACCTGTTCTTGGCAACGTCAACACTGGAGTTCCTCGACAGCCCGGACTTGGTTATGAGTAGTACTGgttataatgatattgatgatgatgatgacaaaatagGAAGGGACAAGAGAAGTTTGGTCACTTCTGTATTTTCCCAGCCACCTAAACCCGATTCACCATCCTGTCGGCACAGTGATGACTCAAATAGCAACAGCCTAAATAGCCCATTGAATTTGTTTGGTTCCGATGACTTCCCTTCGATGACTGGTATTTGCAAGAAGATCTCGTTTGTATTTGACGACTCGACCAGCGAAAGTTCTTTCAACGACAGCGATTCAGCTTCCGATACCTCGAACAATAGCTGCATCATTGAAAAAACTcctttgacaacaacaacaattcaaacACCTCCCACGGTTGCTGAAACTGCAAAGATGTCAGAGATTCCTACCATGGATGATTGGGAtgatatttttcagtattttactCCATCTCCTCCCGACCGTCAACTTCCGAAACTGGAAACCAAAATAGGCAAGAACGGCctaagtggcggtggtggtgatgatggtgtgtttagaAAACCATCTGTATTTCCCGGCACCAATACTAATTCTTCAACTGGATCTAAATCCACTGTGACACGATTAAAGACTCCAGTTTCGGATAAAAGATCCACACCCGTGAACAATGTATTACCAAATGTTCCATGTGGCGGCAAAGTTCCTCAAACCTGTCCAACGCAGAGGTACTTACTCCAGCCAAGGCCTCCACATAAGACAAACAAACAGCGTGAGGCTGATGGTTACGCTTGTTTCTTGAAATCCTTGTCAGAAAATGCCGAAAACTTATCGTATGTTGATGAAGAAGCAAGGAAATTTGTAAAATACTTCAAGAAATTTCGAGTGCAGCTTGTTAAAAAGCTTTTCGTAATTTACAACGAAACCATCTTTGATAACCAGTTCCCAGCAGATTTACCGATTGTCTGGAACAAGCGTTTACTGACCACGGCTGGTCACTGCAAACTTAAGAAGAAAACTAACACTCTACGTAAAACCCAGGTGAGAACAGTTGAGGTTAACCTGGCGACCAAGGTGTGCGACACGGCTGAACGAGTTCGTGATACACTTATCCATGAACTGTGCCATGCTGCAGTCTGGTTATTCAACGGAAGTCAAGGAGGACATGGTGTGCTTTGGAAGTCTTGGGCGAGGCGAGCGAACCGACGCTATCCTTCGGCACTGGCCATTATCGAACGTTGCCACAGCTATAACATTGCAAAGAAGTACACGTACAAGTGCGTCCAATGTGGTTACAGCTTTGGCCGACACTCCAAGTCTCTGGATACGACAAAGAAGGTCTGCGGATACTGCCACGGCCGTTTTGAGTTGGTGACCGCTGCGGATTCCACCCGTGGTTCCAACAAAGGTGGCTCAGAGATGACGCCAGCACGCACCCCTAACAAGTTTGCCCTGTTTGTCAAAGAACACTATGGAACGGTGAAGAAATCAAGCTCATGTTCCCATAAGGATGTTATGAACATTCTTAGTCAGAAATTCAAAGAGGCCCGGATCAGTTGA